The following proteins are encoded in a genomic region of Magallana gigas chromosome 1, xbMagGiga1.1, whole genome shotgun sequence:
- the LOC105322667 gene encoding endothelin-converting enzyme 1 produces MMPVETNAYYSQSNNQIVFPAGILQRPFFTPSFPMSFNFGTTGMIIGHEMTHGFDNKGRHYDKYGNLNNWWTDQSATSFQSKTSCMVRQYSNYTAENTHLKGERVLGENIADNGGLKTAYMAYRHWFKSKDSNEVKDLPGLTLTQEQLFFVGFGQLWCSYYTPQYTKQAILTDEHTISKFRTIGVVSNSGDFARAFQCAPNTPMNPQIKCQVW; encoded by the exons ATGATGCCGGTAGAGACCAACGCCTACTACTCACAGTCCAATAACCAGATAGTGTTTCCTGCTGGCATACTACAGAGACCGTTCTTCACCCCCTCATTTCCCAT GTCTTTTAATTTTGGAACAACAGGGATGATTATAGGTCATGAAATGACTCATGGATTTGATAACAAAG GTCGGCACTATGACAAATATGGTAACCTTAACAACTGGTGGACTGACCAATCAGCAACCAGCTTTCAAAGCAAGACTTCCTGTATGGTCAGACAATACTCAAACTACACTGCAGAAAATACTCAT CTGAAAGGAGAGCGTGTATTGGGGGAGAATATTGCTGATAATGGAGGCCTTAAGACAGCATACATGGCCTACAGACACTGGTTCAAATCAAAAGACTCAAATGAGGTCAAGGACCTTCCTGGACTGACCTTGACCCAAGAACAACTGTTCTTTGTTGGATTTGGGCAG CTCTGGTGTTCCTATTACACTCCCCAGTACACAAAGCAGGCCATTCTAACAGACGAACACACCATCAGCAAGTTCAG AACAATTGGTGTTGTGTCCAATTCTGGGGACTTTGCACGAGCATTCCAGTGTGCCCCTAATACTCCAATGAATCCCCAGATAAAGTGTCAAGTCTGGTGA
- the LOC105331505 gene encoding cytochrome P450 3A4: MDEIVGNSILFLLVGLAFTAYNLATHPDCQEKLIEEIDAILGKEPPNYDNVQKLEYLERVFCETLRLYPSACRTHRLAERDIVIEGYTVPKGTDISFPIYSIHRDPRFWENPTKFDPERFTPENKAKRHPCAYLPFGHGPRSCIGMRLALVEMRLAIVSILQQYRFKTCEETEIPLKLSKANLLKPENGVKLLLESRS, from the exons ATGGATGAGATTGTGGGTAATTCTATTCTTTTTCTGTTGGTGGGATTGGCCTTTACTGCTTACAATCTGGCCACTCACCCCGACTGTCAAGAAAAACTCATCGAAGAAATAGACGCCATTCTGGGCAAG GAGCCACCTAATTACGACAATGTCCAAAAACTGGAGTACCTAGAGAGAGTTTTCTGTGAGACTCTGAGGCTTTATCCGTCAGCATGCAG GACTCATAGACTTGCAGAAAGGGATATTGTGATAGAAGGATACACTGTTCCCAAAGGTACGGACATCTCCTTTCCAATCTACAGTATCCACAGGGACCCAAGGTTCTGGGAAAATCCGACCAAATTTGATCCTGAAAG gtTCACTCCGGAAAACAAGGCTAAGCGGCACCCATGCGCTTATTTACCCTTTGGACATGGTCCCCGTAGCTGTATAGGCATGCGCCTAGCTCTGGTCGAGATGCGGTTAGCGATTGTCTCCATTCTACAACAATACAGATTCAAAACGTGTGAAGAAACAGAA ATTCCTTTGAAGCTTTCCAAAGCAAACCTTCTGAAGCCAGAAAACGGCGTCAAACTGCTGTTGGAGTCACGAAGCTAA